TCGAGAACAGACTGAGAGATAATATGATGTCGATGCTGGCCGCCGACAGAGTGGAGGCGCTGGTAACGAAGAAGGACGCAAGGTTCTACGTTGAGGCGGACGACATCGACGCGGCGGTATCTTCCGTGAAGAGGGTGTTCGGCATATCGTCTCTGTCCGTGGCGGAGGTCTGCTCCTCAGAAATGGAGGACATATGCTCGACCGCCGCGAATTACTCGCTGAGCAGACTTAAGGCCGGAGAGTCCTTCGCCGTCAAGGCGAGAAGGGAAGGTAGCCATAACTATACGAGCCTGGACGCCGGGAGGGAGGTCGGTTCCGCAATATTCCTTGCCAACGAAGACAAAGGCGTCAAAGTTGACCTCACGAATCCGGACGTCACGTTCTATCTGGAGATCAGGAATAATAAAGCGTTCATCTTCGGTTCATACGTAAGATGCCATGGCGGCCTTCCGTTAGGCACGCAGGGGAAGGTCATCGCGGAAGTGCGGAACGAAAGGGATGTCCTTTCGGCGTGGCTGATGATGAAGCGGGGCTGCAAGGCGATCGTCAAAGGGGATAAGCAGCCGCTGCTGGAGAGGTATGACCCGGAGATAAAATACGGGGAAGAGCTGTCTCCGGACATACTGGGTATTGTAAAGGGAATATCGTTGCAGGAGCTGGAAAGCCTGTCAGTATCAGACTATGGGATACCTTTGTTCTTTCCCACCGTCGGCATGAGCGACAGGGAAGTATCTTCAATGCTTGAAGCGATAAAAGAAGAATCGGCCCCGTCCGGAAGGACGGGACAATGAGTTTAGTGTTTTGAAGAGGGTTACTTCCCCTTTCTTCCCTTGGCCTCTATCGAAGGTCTGATCTTTTCGGCGCCTTTGCCCTTGTTCCTAAGGCCGCGTCCCGCTATTCCGGCGGACGTTAGCCCGCGGTATACGCGGTTCTTGTTGGCGCTGTCGCAGATCCAGTTGATCTTCGGGTCGGCCTTGATGACGGGGTGCGCCGGATCGACGAGTATTATCTCATACCACTCATGCTGCCCGTCCGCGCCCACCCAGTACGAGTTGAGCACCTCTAAGTTGGGGTATCTCTTCGCGGTCCTTTCCTCGGCCATTCTCTGGAGGCTCTTTCCGGTGGTTATCTTGTTGATACCTTTCCGCTTCGCCCTCCTTCCGGCGGTGATGGCTCTCTTTCTGAACGAACCTTTCCTTACTCTGCCCCTTACCACGACGTAACCCTGTTTGGCCTTGTAACCGAGGGCCCTTGCCCTGTCAAGCCTCGTGGGCCTCTCGACCCTGATGAAGTTCTCTTCTCTCCTCCATTGGATCTTTCTCTCGTGGTTGAGCTCTTTCAAATAGGTCTTGCCCGGGTTTTTCCAGGCATCCCCAATATAACTGTACATGCTTTTCCCGTTCACCGGGCGCGCATCCTGACCTTCGTCACTCATTTTCTCACCTTTTTCGGATTCACCCCGGAGGGCACATTTCCGCCAGAACATTGAGTTCTGTACTACCGTCCATACAAATGACCTATTTAAAGGTACTTTCGTTAAAGGCGGCAGGTGCGGGCTATAAATACGCACAGTCAGATTCTGTGTCTTGGTACTTACAAGGAGGAGAAACCATGGAATTTAAGAGTAAAATGCGAGAGGACAGATCAGGAATATCTACAATCCTTATCGTCATAATCGTCGCCGTCATTGTTGTCGTGGCAGCCGCCGCGGCATATGTGGTCTTGTCCGGCGATGACAATAAAGAGGAGACTGTAAAAGAGACTGTGGCACCCGGGTCGTTGATGATATATGAAATTTCTGCGTTCGGAATGGTAGTCGGAGGATTTACGATGGAAGTGATCGGACAGAACACTGATGAATATTTCATGAAGACAACAACGACCTATACAGGTCTATTGACGACATTCGAATATTCCTTAGAATCTAAAGGTATGGATGAGGGTTGGAAGAAGACAGGCACCACTCAAATCGATACGGTCTACTACGGCAGAAAGAACGTAGACGTATGGGAACTTACTGAAGGCGGGGTCACTTCAAAGTCTTATGTCGATACCTCAAACATAGATTTGTTATACAAGATGGATCTTATAATAGACGGAACTCCTGCTGTGGCAGACTTGAAACAATATGAGTTTAAGTGGCAGACCTCATATGAGGAGTCGGAGTCAATAGGCATGACCTATGAATACTCTGGGACATCAACTGACGGGAGCCTGTATACCTGCAAAGTGGTATGCGTCGCAGACTGCACAGGGGGCAAATACGGAGTAATGTATGACATTGGGGGCGGCAAATCATATTTCCTCAGCGACAACCCGCAAGGATTACCCGCGGACGCTGTGAATAAAGGCACCACAAGCACTATCGGTTCTCCATTAGACGGCAATGTGCTCGTCCAGCAGTGGGTATTCGAGGGTTTGGGCGGAGATATCCAATTTTACTATGACCCTGTGACGCACATCGTGTACAGATTCATCATTCAGGATGAGGATGGAAATCTGATAACCTTTAATCTTAGCAAGAAGCCTTGAATAAATGCAGAAAATACCTTTCAAACAACTTTCTTTTTTTATAATTCTCTCATCGAGCACGGCTTTTTAATAACACAACAGATGGGCAGACTACTTATACGCACTGTCTGATTTGGCCTTGGTACTTGCTACAAGGAGGAGGAAC
This genomic interval from Candidatus Methanoplasma cognatum contains the following:
- a CDS encoding 50S ribosomal protein L15e; this translates as MSDEGQDARPVNGKSMYSYIGDAWKNPGKTYLKELNHERKIQWRREENFIRVERPTRLDRARALGYKAKQGYVVVRGRVRKGSFRKRAITAGRRAKRKGINKITTGKSLQRMAEERTAKRYPNLEVLNSYWVGADGQHEWYEIILVDPAHPVIKADPKINWICDSANKNRVYRGLTSAGIAGRGLRNKGKGAEKIRPSIEAKGRKGK
- a CDS encoding THUMP domain-containing protein, encoding MPIILARYSEIGLKSTPVRVKFENRLRDNMMSMLAADRVEALVTKKDARFYVEADDIDAAVSSVKRVFGISSLSVAEVCSSEMEDICSTAANYSLSRLKAGESFAVKARREGSHNYTSLDAGREVGSAIFLANEDKGVKVDLTNPDVTFYLEIRNNKAFIFGSYVRCHGGLPLGTQGKVIAEVRNERDVLSAWLMMKRGCKAIVKGDKQPLLERYDPEIKYGEELSPDILGIVKGISLQELESLSVSDYGIPLFFPTVGMSDREVSSMLEAIKEESAPSGRTGQ